Proteins encoded by one window of Teretinema zuelzerae:
- the fliE gene encoding flagellar hook-basal body complex protein FliE, whose product MMKVNPVSVDNFRASMKSSTDLIDTSVRPETQSFEQTLLKAFDSVNHSQMKTETLSQQMIVDPESVDVHDVTIAMAEANLSLKIAQSVIDRVIKGWNDVTTNR is encoded by the coding sequence ATGATGAAAGTTAATCCTGTTTCTGTGGATAATTTCCGCGCTTCGATGAAATCAAGCACCGATTTAATCGATACTTCGGTTCGTCCTGAAACACAGAGTTTCGAGCAAACCTTGCTGAAGGCTTTCGATTCGGTAAATCATTCCCAGATGAAGACAGAGACTCTGTCTCAACAGATGATTGTGGATCCTGAATCTGTCGATGTTCATGATGTAACGATTGCGATGGCCGAAGCGAATTTATCGCTGAAGATCGCGCAATCGGTGATTGATCGGGTAATAAAAGGTTGGAACGACGTTACCACAAATCGATAA
- the flgB gene encoding flagellar basal body rod protein FlgB has translation MNSFARTTDLLHRAMDASTLRYTVTANNLANSEVPNFKRTVVNFETELKRALDSETRSAGAFELSKTDDRHLSADSVIDYRTVEPRRVLDYTTTEKANGNNVNPEEEAMEILRIQLNYQMLTQIQSFQFAQANSVLK, from the coding sequence ATGAATAGTTTTGCGCGTACTACCGATCTTTTGCACCGAGCCATGGATGCGAGCACCCTTCGCTATACGGTTACCGCGAATAATCTGGCTAACTCGGAAGTACCCAATTTCAAGCGAACAGTCGTAAACTTCGAGACCGAGCTCAAACGGGCTCTGGACTCCGAAACGCGCTCCGCCGGAGCCTTCGAACTTTCGAAAACCGACGACCGCCATCTATCTGCGGACAGCGTCATTGATTACCGGACTGTCGAGCCCCGCCGGGTTCTTGATTATACGACTACGGAAAAAGCGAACGGAAACAATGTGAATCCTGAAGAAGAAGCGATGGAAATCCTGAGAATTCAGCTTAATTACCAAATGCTCACCCAGATTCAGAGTTTCCAGTTCGCCCAGGCCAACTCGGTATTGAAATAA
- a CDS encoding late competence development ComFB family protein codes for MNVHNVMEEFVYSEVNSLFDTAHENKAPWLTCNCNQCRLDTICYVLNRITPKYIKSGRGLAHTQQDDSIDKAQLAADINRIAIEGMKQVLSTQRPHQRDASDLPETPVFNFPTFVGRIIDGATFEPLKNITVLLLINGKKADSIDSSWENPYAISSHTPGTFTFWVKPIASKAEGIKKVFPFEIKVAEPGYDPLSYFFEIGMTSESVLRTAYSAEHAYVLPDLHLFPAGNELESMQD; via the coding sequence ATGAATGTGCACAATGTAATGGAAGAATTCGTTTATAGCGAGGTTAACAGCCTATTCGATACAGCGCACGAGAACAAGGCACCCTGGCTAACTTGCAATTGCAATCAGTGCAGGCTGGATACGATTTGCTATGTACTCAATAGAATTACTCCAAAATACATCAAATCGGGCAGAGGACTTGCCCATACTCAACAGGACGATTCGATCGATAAGGCGCAGCTTGCCGCCGATATAAACCGGATTGCCATCGAAGGCATGAAACAGGTTCTTTCCACCCAGCGTCCTCATCAAAGAGATGCTTCAGACCTGCCGGAAACCCCGGTATTCAATTTTCCTACTTTTGTGGGAAGGATCATCGACGGAGCAACTTTCGAGCCCCTCAAGAATATTACTGTATTGCTGCTTATCAACGGAAAAAAAGCGGACTCCATAGATTCCTCGTGGGAAAACCCCTACGCAATTTCGAGCCATACCCCCGGGACCTTTACCTTTTGGGTTAAACCGATAGCCAGCAAAGCCGAAGGCATAAAAAAAGTTTTTCCTTTTGAGATAAAAGTGGCCGAGCCGGGATACGATCCTCTTTCATATTTTTTTGAAATAGGCATGACAAGCGAGTCTGTTTTACGAACAGCATACTCGGCAGAACATGCGTATGTGTTGCCGGATCTGCATCTATTTCCCGCTGGCAATGAGCTTGAATCCATGCAGGATTGA
- the hslU gene encoding ATP-dependent protease ATPase subunit HslU encodes MNEFESLTPKAIVEELDRYIIGQTKAKRACAVALRNRTRRLKLSPEAREEIAPKNILMIGPTGVGKTEIARRLAKLSGAPFIKVEATKYTEVGYVGRDVESMIRDLMAVGYAMVKSEMQTQLRAEAEKRAEEALLDLLLPGFNKKGQSSSSAELLPSLNGPEEALSGESFAEASSSADSSTREKFRKMLRDGLLEERVVEIQVQKTGMPAFEVFAGSSNLEDLEMSMANITNLITGGRNKRKSVSVRDAREIIIAEQLDKLVDQEKIADEARNRVEQMGIVFIDEIDKIAVGGGGRSGGQDVSREGVQRDILPIVEGSKVNTKYGVVDTTHILFIAAGAFSISRPSDLIPELQGRFPLRVELESLHAEDFKRILLEPKNALTRQYIELLGTENVTISFSDDAIERMSFLAAEVNSRMENIGARRLHTILEMLLEEISFNASEMSGQAVDITAAYVDERLKDIVLDQDLSRYIL; translated from the coding sequence ATGAATGAATTCGAATCATTGACTCCCAAAGCCATTGTGGAAGAACTTGACCGCTATATTATCGGGCAGACGAAGGCGAAGCGCGCGTGCGCCGTAGCTTTGCGCAACCGCACCCGCCGTTTGAAGCTCAGCCCTGAAGCGCGGGAAGAGATAGCGCCTAAAAACATATTGATGATAGGCCCTACCGGCGTCGGAAAAACCGAGATAGCGAGGCGATTGGCGAAATTGAGCGGAGCTCCCTTCATCAAGGTTGAAGCGACGAAATATACGGAAGTAGGGTACGTCGGGCGGGATGTCGAATCGATGATCCGCGATCTCATGGCCGTCGGTTATGCGATGGTCAAGTCGGAGATGCAAACGCAGCTCCGCGCCGAAGCCGAAAAGCGCGCTGAGGAAGCGCTGCTCGATCTATTGCTGCCGGGTTTTAACAAAAAGGGCCAGAGTTCTTCCTCAGCAGAGCTTCTCCCCTCGCTGAACGGACCCGAAGAGGCTCTCTCCGGCGAATCATTTGCCGAAGCCTCGTCTTCCGCTGATTCCTCCACCAGAGAGAAATTCAGGAAAATGCTACGCGACGGCCTCCTTGAGGAGCGCGTGGTCGAAATCCAGGTTCAAAAGACGGGCATGCCCGCCTTTGAGGTCTTCGCGGGTTCTTCTAATCTCGAAGACCTGGAAATGAGCATGGCGAATATAACGAATCTTATTACCGGCGGGCGCAATAAACGAAAATCCGTGTCGGTTCGGGACGCCCGCGAGATCATCATCGCGGAACAGCTTGATAAATTGGTGGATCAGGAAAAAATCGCCGATGAAGCCCGCAATCGAGTCGAACAGATGGGCATCGTATTCATCGATGAAATCGACAAAATCGCGGTAGGCGGCGGAGGCCGATCCGGCGGGCAGGATGTATCGCGCGAAGGCGTTCAACGCGATATCCTTCCGATAGTCGAAGGCTCTAAAGTGAATACGAAATACGGGGTCGTAGACACCACCCACATTCTTTTCATCGCGGCCGGCGCCTTCAGCATTTCCCGTCCGAGCGATCTCATCCCGGAACTCCAGGGCCGTTTTCCCTTACGCGTCGAGCTCGAGTCCCTGCATGCCGAGGACTTCAAACGCATTCTGTTGGAGCCGAAGAACGCGCTTACCCGCCAGTATATCGAACTTCTCGGCACGGAAAACGTAACGATCAGTTTTTCCGACGACGCCATAGAACGCATGAGTTTTCTGGCGGCGGAAGTGAATTCCCGGATGGAAAATATCGGAGCGCGCCGGCTCCATACGATACTGGAAATGCTTCTTGAAGAAATTTCTTTCAACGCAAGCGAGATGAGCGGTCAAGCTGTAGACATCACTGCCGCCTACGTAGACGAACGCCTGAAGGATATCGTGCTCGATCAGGATCTTTCGCGGTATATACTCTAA
- the fliJ gene encoding flagellar export protein FliJ, whose amino-acid sequence MKRFEFSLNKLFDLRQFREKQAELQLGKALSHRDAVQALLDDVARKRVQASTSRGETVAVEDLIAIERYVFRLDQRKEELFEELAAAELVLERAREEFTLASRDRQVLEKLKDKKQAEWRKDYLSEEASMLDDLTSSKRADRD is encoded by the coding sequence ATGAAACGTTTCGAGTTTTCCCTGAATAAACTGTTCGATCTGCGCCAGTTCAGGGAAAAACAGGCTGAACTTCAATTAGGCAAGGCTTTGTCTCATCGCGATGCCGTTCAAGCCCTCCTGGACGATGTCGCGAGAAAACGCGTTCAAGCGTCGACATCCCGCGGAGAAACCGTTGCAGTGGAAGATCTTATCGCCATTGAACGATATGTTTTTCGTCTGGATCAGCGCAAGGAAGAACTCTTCGAAGAACTCGCGGCGGCGGAACTTGTTCTGGAAAGAGCTCGAGAGGAGTTCACATTAGCGTCGCGCGACCGCCAGGTATTGGAAAAATTAAAGGATAAAAAGCAAGCCGAGTGGAGAAAGGACTATTTGTCTGAAGAAGCATCCATGCTTGACGATCTGACTTCTTCCAAGCGTGCAGACAGGGATTGA
- a CDS encoding nucleoside kinase, with product MFSITFPDGTCTEFSSPITGQTLIPYFEPLPAPLVAMRVNNELYSLNRCIDVKARVEPVTSATTEGSNVSRRTLCLVLAAASRELFPELRLVIGHSLGYGYYYTLESANSDFNYAEDLKKIEHRMKEMIRENIPVETQYVSYEEALDLFRDSNQTDTWKLLCHISKPRMLINKLNNYRDLYFQPLLPSTGLLSVFELRRYGEGFLLRFPPTSHPNELAKFEDIPELFEVYRQSKKWGKLVKVSSVGELNELVEKRKVKDYVEVTETKQNKTLAEIADKIAESSSVKVVLIAGPSSSGKTTTSKKLSMQLRVLGYEPTVISLDDYYRGVANTPLDEEGKPDFECLEALDIELLNELLMKLFNGEEVELPGFDFKTGTRKFTGRRLKMNSRSLLILEGIHGLNDKLTPLVPQEYIYRIYLSALTPLNLDDHNRIPTSDNRLLRRIVRDAQFRGKGAAGTIAMWSSVQRGERLHIFPYQDKANVMFNTALDYELSVLKVYAEPLLRAVRPTESEYTEASRLLTFLNNFSPIPPSYVPGQSIIREFIGDSDFKYS from the coding sequence ATGTTCAGCATCACCTTTCCGGACGGAACGTGTACCGAATTTTCTTCCCCGATAACCGGGCAAACGCTCATCCCGTATTTCGAACCCCTACCCGCTCCGCTTGTAGCCATGCGCGTAAACAACGAATTGTACTCCCTCAATCGATGCATAGACGTAAAAGCAAGAGTCGAGCCGGTTACAAGCGCGACAACCGAAGGATCGAATGTATCCAGAAGAACGTTGTGCCTCGTACTCGCTGCCGCTTCTCGCGAGCTCTTTCCGGAGCTCAGGCTGGTAATCGGCCATAGTCTGGGCTACGGTTATTACTATACGCTGGAATCTGCAAACTCCGATTTTAATTACGCAGAAGATCTGAAAAAAATCGAACACAGAATGAAAGAAATGATTCGGGAAAATATCCCGGTCGAAACGCAGTATGTATCCTATGAGGAAGCCCTGGATCTGTTTAGGGACAGCAACCAGACAGATACATGGAAGCTCCTCTGTCATATCAGCAAACCGCGGATGCTCATCAATAAGCTGAACAACTACCGCGATCTCTATTTCCAGCCTCTTCTTCCTTCGACAGGGCTGCTTTCGGTGTTCGAATTGCGCAGATACGGCGAAGGATTTCTGTTACGGTTCCCGCCCACATCGCATCCCAACGAATTGGCGAAATTCGAAGACATCCCCGAGCTATTCGAGGTGTACCGCCAGTCCAAAAAATGGGGAAAGCTGGTCAAGGTGTCTTCCGTCGGCGAACTCAACGAGCTTGTCGAAAAACGGAAGGTGAAGGATTATGTCGAAGTCACCGAGACTAAGCAAAACAAAACGCTTGCCGAAATAGCCGATAAAATCGCGGAAAGTTCTTCGGTAAAAGTTGTGTTGATAGCAGGCCCTTCCAGTTCGGGAAAAACAACTACCTCAAAAAAACTTTCAATGCAGCTTAGGGTTCTCGGATACGAACCGACCGTCATCAGCCTCGACGACTATTATCGGGGAGTCGCGAATACCCCCCTGGACGAAGAGGGAAAGCCGGATTTCGAGTGTCTGGAGGCGCTGGACATTGAACTTCTCAACGAACTGCTGATGAAGCTGTTCAACGGCGAAGAAGTGGAGCTTCCCGGCTTCGATTTCAAAACAGGAACGCGAAAATTCACCGGCAGGCGGCTCAAGATGAACTCCCGCTCATTGCTCATTCTCGAAGGAATTCACGGATTGAACGATAAGCTGACTCCTCTCGTTCCGCAGGAATACATATACCGGATTTATCTCTCGGCGCTTACGCCGCTCAATCTCGACGATCATAACCGCATCCCCACTTCGGACAACCGGCTATTGCGGAGAATCGTCCGCGACGCGCAATTCCGCGGAAAGGGAGCTGCTGGAACAATCGCGATGTGGAGCAGCGTCCAACGCGGTGAACGGCTGCATATTTTCCCGTATCAGGACAAAGCGAACGTGATGTTCAATACGGCGCTGGACTATGAATTGTCGGTTCTGAAGGTCTATGCAGAGCCTCTGTTGCGCGCGGTCCGACCGACGGAAAGCGAGTACACGGAAGCTTCCAGACTGCTCACCTTCCTGAATAATTTCTCGCCGATTCCGCCCTCTTATGTTCCCGGCCAGTCTATAATCAGAGAGTTCATCGGCGACAGCGATTTCAAGTATTCGTGA
- the fliG gene encoding flagellar motor switch protein FliG: MAPPASSPKDKPAPASGSKKAKDVKSLTGRQKAAIFLVSLGSEISSEIFKHLREDEIETLTFEIARLETVEADFKDAILQEFQDLMMAQNFITTGGIDYARELLEKSVGSQKAIDIINRLTSSLQVRPFDFIRRTDPAHLLNFIQQEHPQTIALILAYLEPSKASVILQNLPDEIQSEVARRIATMDRTSPDVLREVERVLEKKLSTLSSEDYTAAGGVESIVEILNLVDRSSEKSIIEALEDEDSDLAEEIKKRMFVFEDIVMLDDRAIQKVLREVDTQELAKALKAVDTEVQDKIFRNMSKRAAGMLKEDMEYMGPVRLKDVEEAQQKIVSIIRHLEDTGEIVIARSGEDELVV; the protein is encoded by the coding sequence ATGGCTCCACCCGCATCATCGCCGAAAGATAAACCCGCGCCTGCGTCCGGCTCGAAAAAAGCCAAGGACGTCAAGTCGCTTACCGGCCGGCAAAAAGCCGCGATTTTTCTCGTGTCTCTCGGTTCCGAGATTTCTTCCGAAATTTTCAAGCATCTGCGAGAAGATGAAATAGAAACCTTGACCTTCGAGATCGCGCGTCTGGAAACAGTCGAAGCAGATTTTAAGGACGCCATCCTTCAGGAATTTCAGGACCTCATGATGGCTCAGAACTTCATAACAACCGGAGGCATCGATTACGCCAGGGAATTGCTGGAAAAGTCCGTCGGCAGCCAAAAGGCAATCGATATTATCAACCGGCTCACCAGTTCTCTGCAGGTTCGGCCCTTCGACTTTATCAGACGCACCGATCCTGCCCATCTTCTCAACTTTATCCAACAGGAGCATCCTCAGACGATCGCTCTTATTCTGGCCTATCTAGAGCCTTCAAAAGCCTCTGTCATCCTTCAGAACCTTCCCGACGAGATTCAGAGCGAAGTAGCTCGCCGGATCGCGACGATGGACCGAACGTCTCCGGATGTTCTTCGCGAAGTAGAGCGCGTTCTTGAAAAGAAACTGTCGACGCTTTCAAGCGAAGACTATACGGCGGCCGGAGGCGTTGAAAGCATCGTAGAGATCTTGAACCTTGTCGACCGTTCATCCGAGAAGTCCATCATCGAAGCTCTCGAGGACGAGGACTCGGATCTCGCGGAAGAAATAAAAAAGCGAATGTTCGTGTTCGAAGACATTGTTATGCTCGACGATCGTGCTATCCAGAAAGTTCTCCGCGAAGTCGACACCCAGGAGCTCGCGAAAGCGCTTAAGGCCGTCGATACCGAGGTTCAGGACAAAATATTCCGGAATATGTCCAAGCGCGCCGCCGGCATGCTTAAGGAAGACATGGAGTACATGGGGCCGGTACGCTTGAAGGACGTTGAAGAAGCGCAGCAAAAGATAGTATCCATCATCAGACATCTTGAAGATACCGGCGAGATTGTAATTGCTCGCTCGGGAGAAGATGAACTTGTCGTATAG
- the fliF gene encoding flagellar basal-body MS-ring/collar protein FliF — translation MNEWLKKLISQISSVWAKWTIIQKLIFGGIILAVIVGGVLLFSVSSAPTMVPLIDSPVVDEAVRDRIVLRLNEENVRVSVSSTGVISVEDESTARRMRSILIREDLLPSNTDPWAIFDVERWTITDFERNVNKRRAIVEEVRQHIKAIDDIDDASVVVNIPERTLFTADQNEVTASIIVYPKPGSDLATNRKKVEGIQKLLLFAVEGLKAENITIADSNGTVLNDFDGMREWDRLTRIEKEQKLIAQLEAQYRAKILNALQQIYGIDRVRDLNLKIEMDMSDKSVQQKDYLPTTIRPDNPETPYDDSEIVQSITLSSETSTTRWQGSGFNPEGPAGVEGQTAPAYKDMSNLYGLSEQSIVKKNELIGQRETSETVSPSMGRRTVSVNIDGLWTKKRDENGNYLIKQGAIEREYSPIPDDELKAATKAVQDAIGFSNSRGDSVSVLNIRFDRSTQFEKEDLAYLQKQQTQQTILYSLIAVAAILVSFIIYRMISRELERRRRLKEEELLRKHQMERQKTLWEAEQAGMEVSMSVEERKRLELQENAINMAKEHPEDVALLIRTWLMEE, via the coding sequence ATGAACGAATGGCTGAAAAAGCTTATATCACAGATTTCTTCAGTATGGGCCAAATGGACCATAATACAAAAACTCATCTTCGGAGGCATCATTCTCGCGGTAATAGTCGGGGGAGTGTTGCTTTTTTCCGTTTCTTCCGCGCCTACGATGGTTCCGCTTATCGATTCTCCTGTAGTCGACGAGGCTGTACGGGATAGAATCGTATTACGGCTGAATGAGGAAAATGTCCGGGTTTCTGTTTCGAGCACGGGCGTGATTTCTGTCGAGGATGAATCTACGGCGCGGAGAATGCGTTCTATTCTCATCCGGGAGGATTTGCTTCCTTCGAATACTGATCCATGGGCCATATTCGATGTTGAACGCTGGACAATCACGGACTTTGAAAGGAATGTGAACAAACGCCGGGCGATCGTCGAAGAAGTGCGTCAGCATATCAAAGCTATAGACGACATAGACGACGCAAGCGTAGTGGTGAATATTCCCGAGCGAACGTTGTTCACGGCGGATCAAAACGAAGTTACCGCAAGCATAATCGTATATCCGAAGCCCGGCAGCGATTTGGCTACGAATCGCAAAAAGGTTGAGGGAATTCAAAAACTCCTTCTATTCGCCGTCGAAGGATTAAAGGCAGAGAATATCACGATAGCCGACAGCAACGGCACCGTGCTCAACGATTTCGATGGAATGCGCGAGTGGGACCGGCTGACCCGAATCGAAAAAGAACAGAAACTGATCGCTCAGCTGGAAGCCCAGTATCGCGCCAAGATATTGAACGCCCTCCAGCAGATTTACGGCATCGATCGCGTCCGCGATTTGAATCTCAAAATCGAAATGGACATGTCCGACAAGTCGGTCCAGCAGAAGGATTATCTTCCGACGACCATTCGACCCGATAATCCTGAAACTCCCTACGATGATTCGGAAATCGTCCAGTCCATCACTCTTTCGTCAGAGACTTCAACCACCCGTTGGCAGGGGTCGGGCTTTAATCCCGAAGGACCCGCCGGTGTAGAAGGCCAAACCGCTCCCGCGTATAAAGACATGTCCAATTTGTACGGGCTTTCCGAACAGTCGATCGTTAAGAAAAATGAACTTATCGGCCAGAGGGAAACGTCCGAAACCGTGAGCCCTTCGATGGGTAGAAGAACCGTATCGGTCAACATCGACGGCTTATGGACGAAAAAGCGGGACGAGAACGGAAATTATCTGATTAAGCAAGGCGCGATCGAACGAGAGTATTCGCCTATCCCCGACGACGAACTTAAGGCCGCAACAAAGGCCGTTCAGGACGCAATCGGTTTCAGCAATTCTCGCGGAGACTCCGTGAGCGTCTTGAATATTCGTTTCGATCGCTCGACCCAGTTTGAAAAAGAGGATCTCGCGTATCTGCAGAAGCAGCAGACTCAACAGACCATTTTGTATTCGCTTATCGCGGTTGCCGCGATTTTGGTTTCGTTCATCATTTACCGCATGATTTCCAGGGAGTTGGAAAGACGCAGGCGCCTGAAAGAAGAAGAACTGCTGCGCAAGCATCAGATGGAACGCCAAAAAACGCTCTGGGAAGCCGAACAGGCCGGAATGGAGGTTTCCATGTCCGTAGAAGAGCGCAAAAGGCTCGAGCTTCAGGAAAACGCCATCAATATGGCCAAAGAACATCCGGAAGACGTCGCCCTGCTTATTCGCACCTGGTTAATGGAGGAATAG
- the fliH gene encoding flagellar assembly protein FliH produces the protein MAKTVFRPNEIKVSNEHVQLQLARKFVVEEPVEESPEEPIYEGPTADDLRREAEHFRMEFERDKQAMLAEAQSRSEEILKEAEKAAFDEVKRKTDQAQIIKRQAQDEADSIIAQAEKRAREIIAEAEMKKDAQLKDGYKDGFASGQEAGFKEGNLEAERLTDRLHTIIERMMDKRQEILSETEQQIVDLVLMMTRKIVKVISENQRNIVVSNVVQALRKVKGRGDVIIRVNLADVAMTTQHIKDFLSSAENVKNITVVEDTTVDRGGCVIETDFGAIDARISSQLNEIEQRILEVSPIRTRVKTANPVTQD, from the coding sequence ATGGCAAAAACAGTTTTTCGGCCGAATGAAATAAAGGTAAGCAATGAACACGTGCAACTGCAGCTTGCCCGTAAATTCGTCGTGGAAGAGCCGGTTGAAGAAAGTCCGGAAGAACCGATATACGAGGGTCCCACCGCCGACGATCTGAGGCGCGAAGCCGAACACTTCAGAATGGAATTCGAACGCGACAAGCAAGCCATGCTGGCGGAAGCTCAATCCCGTTCGGAAGAAATCCTTAAAGAAGCCGAGAAAGCTGCTTTCGACGAGGTAAAGAGAAAGACCGACCAGGCGCAAATTATTAAACGCCAGGCGCAGGATGAAGCCGACTCCATAATAGCGCAAGCCGAGAAGCGGGCCAGAGAGATAATCGCCGAAGCAGAGATGAAAAAAGACGCTCAGCTGAAGGACGGCTATAAGGACGGCTTCGCAAGCGGCCAGGAAGCGGGATTCAAGGAAGGAAACCTCGAAGCGGAACGTTTGACCGATCGCCTTCATACGATTATTGAACGAATGATGGACAAACGCCAGGAGATTCTCTCCGAAACCGAGCAGCAGATCGTCGATTTAGTTTTAATGATGACGCGAAAAATAGTGAAAGTCATTTCCGAGAATCAGCGGAATATCGTCGTTTCTAACGTGGTCCAGGCTTTGCGCAAGGTGAAGGGACGCGGAGACGTGATCATACGCGTTAATTTGGCCGATGTCGCCATGACGACCCAGCATATCAAGGATTTCCTTTCAAGCGCCGAGAACGTCAAGAATATAACCGTTGTAGAGGATACGACCGTGGATCGCGGCGGATGCGTAATAGAGACGGATTTCGGCGCGATAGACGCGAGAATTTCCAGCCAGCTCAATGAAATCGAACAGCGGATTCTGGAAGTCTCTCCCATCCGCACCCGGGTGAAAACGGCGAATCCGGTAACTCAGGATTAA
- the flgC gene encoding flagellar basal body rod protein FlgC encodes MGMFTSIQIAASGMAAERLRSDVISDNIANASTTRTQEGGAFRRSRVVLSQKDAGMDWRTPFIPDALDRGVGSGVKVSSVEKDTADLRLVYDPTHPDAIQSGPKTGYVEYPNVNIVTEMVDLISASRSYEANSSVIQGSKEMFMKALEIGR; translated from the coding sequence ATGGGAATGTTTACCAGCATACAGATAGCGGCTTCCGGAATGGCGGCCGAACGGCTCCGCTCCGACGTGATATCCGATAATATCGCCAACGCCTCAACAACGAGGACCCAGGAAGGCGGGGCGTTCAGACGGAGCAGGGTAGTCCTCTCGCAGAAGGATGCCGGAATGGATTGGCGCACGCCCTTTATTCCGGACGCCCTTGATCGGGGCGTAGGAAGCGGCGTGAAGGTTTCCTCGGTCGAAAAGGACACTGCCGATCTTCGGCTTGTTTATGATCCGACTCATCCCGACGCGATTCAATCAGGGCCTAAAACCGGCTACGTCGAATACCCCAACGTAAATATCGTTACGGAAATGGTCGATCTCATTTCGGCCTCCCGTTCGTATGAAGCCAATTCTTCCGTTATTCAAGGTTCTAAAGAGATGTTCATGAAAGCTTTGGAAATAGGTAGGTAA
- a CDS encoding FliI/YscN family ATPase — protein MIDLFNKYVEAVEEADPIKYTGSIIRVKGMLLESRGPQAVIGEVCLIHLSRGNDPVFAEVVGLDGTTVQLMSYDDIQGIEVGCKVTASGSVLTVPVGNMLLGRVLNAMGKAADQGDEIVSSLRYPVIASPPDPMKRRPISDRIVTGVRAIDGLLAVGRGQRLGIFAGSGVGKSTLLGMISRNTNADINVIALIGERGREVVDFIENDLGPEGLKRSVVVMATSDQSPVARIRGAYVATAIAEYFRDQGKDVMLMFDSVTRFAKAQREIGLAIGEPPATRGYTPSVFETLPRLLERSGTSDKGSITGFYTVLVDGDDMDEPISDTVRGILDGHIILSRKLAQKYHYPAIDVLASISRLANRVSGPVTRKAVGYIRRMMAIYAESEDMINVGAYQKGSNPSIDEAISNHSNIEGFLTQEVSDPAPILDTLNRLGAVSSMQIPDDEKTLHGPGASQKYVQSSESAQAYDQSDWED, from the coding sequence ATGATCGATTTATTCAATAAGTACGTCGAAGCGGTGGAAGAAGCAGATCCCATCAAGTACACAGGCTCTATCATACGCGTGAAGGGAATGCTTCTTGAAAGCCGCGGCCCGCAGGCCGTAATCGGAGAGGTTTGCCTCATCCATTTATCGCGCGGCAACGATCCCGTCTTTGCCGAAGTCGTCGGACTCGACGGTACGACTGTTCAACTTATGAGCTACGACGATATCCAGGGCATCGAAGTAGGATGCAAGGTTACCGCCAGCGGCTCCGTTCTGACGGTTCCGGTAGGCAATATGCTTCTCGGCCGCGTGCTCAATGCTATGGGAAAAGCGGCCGATCAGGGCGACGAGATCGTATCGTCCCTACGATATCCGGTTATCGCCTCTCCTCCCGACCCGATGAAGCGGCGCCCGATTTCGGATCGGATCGTCACCGGCGTCCGCGCAATAGACGGCCTCCTTGCCGTCGGCAGAGGCCAGCGTTTGGGCATATTCGCCGGTTCCGGCGTCGGCAAATCCACCCTGCTTGGAATGATTTCGCGAAACACGAACGCTGACATCAACGTGATTGCGCTGATCGGCGAACGCGGAAGGGAAGTGGTCGATTTCATCGAAAACGATTTGGGCCCCGAAGGCTTGAAAAGATCCGTCGTCGTGATGGCAACCTCGGACCAGTCTCCCGTCGCAAGAATTCGCGGTGCGTACGTTGCCACCGCTATCGCAGAATACTTCCGCGATCAGGGGAAGGACGTCATGCTTATGTTCGACTCGGTAACCCGTTTCGCTAAAGCCCAGCGGGAGATCGGCCTCGCGATCGGCGAACCGCCAGCTACCCGCGGATATACGCCCAGCGTTTTCGAAACGCTTCCTCGCTTATTGGAACGCAGCGGTACTTCCGACAAGGGCAGCATAACCGGGTTCTACACCGTATTAGTCGACGGCGACGACATGGACGAACCCATATCCGATACAGTCCGCGGTATTTTGGACGGCCACATCATTTTAAGCAGAAAACTTGCCCAGAAATACCATTATCCGGCGATCGATGTTCTCGCCAGCATTTCTCGTCTCGCCAACCGGGTCTCCGGGCCGGTCACCAGAAAGGCCGTCGGTTACATCAGGCGAATGATGGCCATCTACGCTGAATCCGAAGACATGATAAACGTCGGCGCCTATCAAAAGGGTTCGAATCCCTCGATCGACGAAGCGATATCCAATCATTCCAATATTGAAGGTTTTCTAACGCAGGAAGTATCCGATCCCGCCCCGATCCTCGACACGCTTAATCGTTTGGGGGCTGTTTCTTCCATGCAAATCCCGGACGACGAAAAAACTCTTCATGGTCCGGGCGCTTCTCAAAAGTACGTTCAATCCTCAGAATCCGCTCAGGCGTATGATCAGAGCGACTGGGAAGACTGA